One genomic segment of Paraburkholderia hospita includes these proteins:
- a CDS encoding DUF1989 domain-containing protein, protein MTSSPTPITVPAGHGKAVRLNAGQAVRVINTHGTQVADCWAWNAYDLAEYMCMETTRVWNQRLNPVVGDSFVTNQRHPILTVVEDTTPGVHDTFMAACDRKRYQLLGVHGYHRNCCDNMFEGMFELGVTPPRANLASFNIFMNIRVQSDGITLHTLPTVTRPGEYITLRAEMDCFVAFSACPQDIVKIQGQGDNTPKPVDIVVLSDFHSDLPGTQTWVPQA, encoded by the coding sequence ATGACTTCTTCTCCTACACCCATCACTGTGCCCGCCGGACACGGCAAGGCAGTCCGTCTCAACGCAGGCCAGGCGGTGCGCGTGATCAACACGCACGGCACACAGGTCGCCGATTGCTGGGCGTGGAACGCCTACGATCTCGCCGAATACATGTGCATGGAGACGACGCGCGTCTGGAACCAGCGCCTCAATCCCGTTGTCGGAGACAGCTTCGTCACCAATCAGCGTCATCCCATCCTCACTGTCGTCGAAGACACGACGCCTGGCGTGCACGACACCTTCATGGCCGCCTGTGACCGCAAGCGCTATCAGTTGCTCGGCGTGCACGGCTATCACCGCAACTGCTGCGACAACATGTTCGAAGGCATGTTCGAACTCGGCGTGACGCCACCGCGCGCCAATCTCGCGTCGTTCAACATCTTCATGAACATTCGCGTGCAGTCGGACGGCATCACTCTGCATACGCTGCCAACCGTAACCAGACCCGGCGAATACATCACGCTGCGCGCGGAGATGGACTGCTTTGTCGCGTTTTCCGCGTGCCCGCAGGACATCGTGAAGATTCAGGGACAAGGCGACAACACGCCGAAGCCCGTCGATATCGTCGTGCTCAGCGATTTCCACTCCGACTTGCCCGGCACGCAAACCTGGGTTCCGCAAGCCTGA
- a CDS encoding amino acid ABC transporter permease, with the protein MTFDLAVLTAYVPALLHGFVDTIWLCVLSGALACALGIALTVGQRRGSRLLVVLIDGYVALTLALPLLVLLYVTFYVLPDFGLLLPASVVGVLTLAIYYAPYVAQVIQAAIDAVPAGTIEAGVAIGMSPLAIGRRIVAPQALPLLLPTLTGLMIGLFKDSALLSVISVHELMFTAKGVVSDTYAPLEVYFAVALVYWATTATLNHATRQWERRLALAHGVALER; encoded by the coding sequence ATGACTTTCGATCTTGCTGTACTCACCGCTTACGTGCCCGCCTTGCTGCACGGGTTCGTCGATACGATCTGGCTGTGCGTTCTGAGCGGCGCGCTGGCCTGCGCACTCGGCATCGCGCTCACGGTCGGTCAACGGCGCGGGTCGCGCCTGCTCGTCGTGCTGATCGATGGTTATGTGGCGCTCACGCTCGCGTTGCCACTGCTCGTGCTGCTATACGTGACGTTCTATGTGCTCCCCGACTTCGGTCTGCTGCTTCCCGCGTCGGTGGTCGGCGTACTCACGCTCGCGATCTACTATGCCCCCTACGTCGCGCAGGTGATTCAGGCCGCTATCGACGCCGTGCCTGCGGGAACGATCGAAGCAGGCGTCGCGATCGGCATGTCGCCGCTTGCGATCGGGCGCCGCATCGTCGCGCCACAGGCCCTGCCCTTACTGCTACCCACGCTGACCGGGCTGATGATCGGCCTCTTCAAGGACTCGGCGCTCCTGTCCGTCATTTCGGTGCACGAGCTCATGTTCACCGCCAAGGGCGTCGTGTCCGATACCTACGCACCGCTTGAAGTCTATTTCGCCGTGGCGCTCGTCTACTGGGCGACAACAGCCACGCTCAATCATGCGACCCGGCAGTGGGAACGCCGGCTCGCGCTTGCACACGGCGTCGCGCTCGAACGGTAA
- a CDS encoding amino acid ABC transporter ATP-binding protein — protein MKLNAAPAIRARDVVKSFGAQRILDGVSLDVARGEVICILGPSGSGKSTLLRCLNWLSPPDAGEVWIGDERVGMRNASVPRPEREIRAQRSRIGMVFQSFNLWPHMSVLENVMEGLLSVKRMTRLDASDVAVEALRRVGLSGKHTAMPGSLSGGQQQRVGIARTLAMAPEVILFDEPTSALDPELVGEVLAVMRGLADTQTTMIVVTHEIGFARDVADRIVFMDGGKIVEMGLPAQIIDHPSSARLRQFLHRFTPHGSHS, from the coding sequence ATGAAACTCAACGCAGCCCCTGCCATACGCGCCCGCGACGTCGTCAAGTCGTTCGGTGCGCAACGCATTCTCGATGGCGTCAGTCTCGATGTCGCACGAGGCGAAGTCATCTGCATCCTCGGGCCGTCTGGTTCGGGAAAATCCACGCTGCTGCGCTGCCTCAACTGGCTCTCGCCGCCCGATGCGGGTGAGGTGTGGATCGGCGATGAACGCGTCGGCATGCGCAATGCGTCCGTGCCGCGTCCCGAACGGGAGATTCGCGCACAACGCAGCCGCATCGGCATGGTGTTTCAAAGTTTCAATCTCTGGCCGCATATGAGCGTGCTGGAAAACGTGATGGAAGGTCTGCTTTCCGTCAAACGCATGACGCGCCTCGACGCGAGCGACGTTGCCGTGGAAGCATTGCGACGGGTCGGCTTGTCCGGCAAACACACAGCGATGCCCGGGAGCCTGTCGGGCGGTCAGCAGCAGCGCGTTGGCATCGCCCGCACGCTCGCGATGGCACCGGAAGTCATCCTCTTCGACGAACCGACTAGCGCGCTTGATCCCGAACTCGTCGGCGAAGTGCTCGCGGTGATGCGCGGCCTCGCCGACACGCAGACGACGATGATCGTCGTCACGCACGAAATCGGCTTCGCACGCGACGTGGCCGACCGCATCGTCTTTATGGACGGTGGCAAGATCGTCGAAATGGGACTGCCCGCGCAGATCATCGATCACCCTTCGTCGGCGCGTCTGCGCCAGTTTCTTCACCGCTTCACACCGCACGGATCCCACTCATGA